One region of Serinus canaria isolate serCan28SL12 chromosome 25, serCan2020, whole genome shotgun sequence genomic DNA includes:
- the LOC127060652 gene encoding scale keratin-like: protein MSCYDLCSTGGSGLIGGSDLIGGSSLMGGCGVLRPQPIADSGNEPCVRQCPDSTTVIQPPAVVVTFPGPILSSFPQSSVVGSAGAPVLAASGSSGGYGGFGSGGYGGFGSGGYGGFGSRGYGGFGSGGYGAMGSCGGSSLGYRGLFGSGRSFGSCSSWSSRYRHYRRGSCGSC from the coding sequence ATGTCCTGCTATGACCTGTGCTCCACTGGTGGCTCTGGCCTCATCGGTGGCTCTGACCTCATTGGTGGCTCCAGCCTCATGGGTGGCTGCGGTGTCCTCCGGCCCCAGCCCATCGCTGACAGCGGGAACGAGCCGTGTGTCCGCCAGTGCCCCGACTCCACCACCGTGATCCAGCCTCCCGCCGTGGTGGTCACCTTCCCCggccccatcctcagctccttcccccagagTTCTGTGGTGGGATCTGCTGGAGCGCCCGTCCTTGCAGCCTCGGGGTCCTCCGGGGGCTATGGGGGATTTGGCTCTGGGGGCTATGGGGGATTTGGCTCTGGGGGCTATGGAGGATTTGGCTCTAGGGGCTATGGAGGATTTGGCTCTGGGGGCTATGGGGCTATGGGGTCCTGTGGGGGCTCCTCCCTGGGATACCGGGGTCTGTTTGGCTCTGGGAGATCCtttggctcctgcagctcttggtCCTCCCGCTACCGCCACTACCGTCGCGGCAGCTGCGGCTCCTGCTAA
- the LOC103823997 gene encoding scale keratin-like, which yields MSCYDLYPSSCGVLRPQPLADSGNEPCVRQCPDSTTVIQPPPVVVTFPGPILSSFPQDSVVGSAGAPVLAASGTSLGYGGYGSLGYGGLYGYGGYGPLGYGGLYGYGGYGHLGYRGLWGYGGLGSCGGYRGLYGSGYFSPYSSWYGRYGRGFWGSC from the coding sequence ATGTCCTGCTACGACCTGTACCCCTCTTCCTGCGGCGTCCTccggccccagcccctggctgaCAGCGGGAACGAGCCGTGCGTCCGCCAGTGCCCCGACTCCACCACCGTGATCCAGCCTCCCCCCGTGGTGGTCACCTTCCCCgggcccatcctcagctccttcccgCAGGATTCCGTGGTGGGATCTGCTGGAGCGCCCGTCCTTGCAGCCTCGGGGACCTCCCTGGGCTATGGGGGCTACGGGTCCCTGGGCTATGGGGGTCTCTATGGATATGGGGGGTATGGACCCCTGGGCTACGGGGGTCTCTATGGATATGGGGGTTATGGACACCTGGGCTACAGGGGTCTGTGGGGCTATGGGGGTCTGGGGTCCTGTGGGGGCTACCGTGGCCTGTATGGCTCTGGCTACTTCAGCCCCTACTCCTCCTGGTACGGCCGCTACGGCCGCGGCTTCTGGGGCTCCTGCTAA